In the genome of Scylla paramamosain isolate STU-SP2022 chromosome 2, ASM3559412v1, whole genome shotgun sequence, the window CATGTTGAGTTAGAAACTATGAAGAAATTTAAATGTTGGCAACTTGCAAGAGATTTGGGGATCCATAGGCTTACaggcaaaaataaagaaaaaggtaatAATGTACAAAGTGAATGGTATGCTATTGTTAAAATATTGCATGGTTATGTGGAGTGGGCATGATTGTCATGGATAGTAATTCCATCCTTTACATTGTAATTGGATGCTGAAAGGTTATGGTAGTGCAGTGAAAGTCAGTATtgaattaatttttcttccaatATTTGCATTGGGAACTAAATAATACAGGAGCAGCCAGGTGAGGAGTTGGTGACTACTCACTTGCTACCGTAGAGTCAAGGGTGAAAAACAGTGATGCTGAAAATTAGTTTCTAAGACACACATACCTAGACCAACCTTGTTACCTTGAATATGTGACTGatacagaaacagaagaaccagGAGTTTGGAGTGCATGGAGGGTGAAATTCAGGGAGTTAGCCTCTCAAACAATGAGAGAAGTTAAATATGTCTTGTACAAGAAGTAATAAAGCCGGGCTTTTTTAAACATGATCTGAGAAAGCCTAAGTGCACCAAAAACAGTACAGTAAGATGAAAGTGCAATGCTACTGTGAGAGCTTACCAAATAGGTGAGGAATGTAGAGATAGATCATTGAAAGTGATTGGCAAATCAACAAGTAGGACTGAGTCAGGTTCATGAAACATTTTCATTAGATTGGTAATGGAATATacatgtgtatatgtgtgtgtgtactttcatcattgtttttttttttattcttttatgatAAAGATGTTTTGTGTATTGAGAATATGTTGATCATTGATATACAATACAGTTTTAAGAGATTATGTGTTTGATAAGGATTCACTTGGCTCCCCTCTCCAGGTTAGAAGAGGATGGAGTGGTTACTGACTGTGAGATAAAAACTGAGGAGCCAGAGGACACCCTAGACTTTGATTTTTTCAGTACAGGTGACCATCAATTTATACTATGTAGAGAATGTGAAGGACCAAACCATCTTGGATATAATCCAAGTTAGTGTTAGAGTGGAAGACCTTTTGGAAAATTTGAGGAGAGTATTATAATTAGAGATTTTAAGAATTTAAGTATTTAGAGAGGTAAAGATGGGGAAAGCTGGATATGAGGAATACTGTATGCTAGGGTGAGGTGTGTGGCTACTGGTAAGTAGAGATTTATGTATTTCCCATTGGAGGAAGTTTGAGGAGTACAGATATTATAGCAGTtagagtttctctctctctctctctcctctctctctctctctctctctctctcctctctctctctctctctctctctctctctctctctctctctctctctcctctcgtctcctctctctctctctctctctctctctctctctctctctcctctctctctctctctctcctctctctctctctgacatccaTACTTGAccatttctttgttatttttctgttgatcaatttattttcatggattcatcttctgttttcttcacttATTTAAAAACATCATCACTAATACTGGTCTGACTCACAGACAAGCTGCATTAGTGCATGTAGATATTACCACTTCAGCTACTTGTCCAACTTAAATGTTGTCAGGTATTTAATACTGGCACTTGCAAGTGTTAGATTATTTCAGGAGTAATATTTTTTAGGTATGTTTACTTAATGGTACTGCCATATACCTACCAGATTTGTTCCTTCAGAAGTGATGAATAAGATCATCATGCGGTCAGAGTGCCTGAAGGAGGTCTTCACTGACCTAGATGTCACAAGTGAGATGGTGGAGATCCTCATGTCCCCTGATGCACCATACTTCAGGGTTTCCACTTTTGGCAACTATGGCACCAGCCAGGTTAGAATCAGAccttgaaactttttttttttcttttttacataattaAACATACTTTTAAATGCTACACAGTTTTGATCATCAGGATGTATGTGTATAATATTATCTGTAAATGGTACATGAACATTAATTGAGGCAAGTCTGGAATAAGCAGGATACTTACTATCTCATAATTAGATCATAATTACTGTCACATAATTAGATATAAGTATAATTATTATAGACTAAGGCCATGGAATTTCAAATGTGTTTCTTTTATGCAAAGCACAAATGCAAATGTTCTTAAAGAATTAGATTTATTTTTAAAGGTAGTGCTTAGTATGTTTAGATGAGAAATATGTACAATTGATCAGATTTGCTTGTTATTGGTTATTAAGTTTTCAGCTAAAATTACCATGTagctgtgtttgtttatgtttgttcttGTCATCATCCTGTCAGGTCTAGCTTACTGTTTACGTTTGAGGAcctgtgctccatacttttatACAGAGTTTGAACAGATTAAATAAATTCAATTCATTTCAATTAAAAATCAGTATGGACTACACTAGAATGTAGAAGCATTGTCTTGAATACCTCCTGCGTAATGAAACAGTTATTGACAGGGGTAATAAGGTGACCATTTTGATCAAGATGttatcagttctctctctctctctctctctctctctctctctctctctctctctctctctctctctctctctctctctctctctctctctctctctctctctctctctctctctctctctctctctctctctctctctctctctctctctctctctctctctctctctctctctctctctctctctctctctctctctctctctctctctctctctctctctctctctctctctctctctctctctctctctctctctctctctctctctctctctctctctctctctctctctctctctctctctctctctctctctctctctctctctctctctctctctctcctgtttttgcTATGTATATACATACCTTTAGTTTAAGCATCTATGATAATGTAACAATCATCAATCGATATTTCTCAAATATTTTTAAAGTATTAACTGTTAAATATTTTGAGATTATGAACTAGGACATTGTATTATTGGCTATGCTTAAAAGTAATCAAAATTATAATTTCAGACAGAAATTTCTATGGAAAGTGAGATGGTGGAGCATTTTGAGTGCAAGCAAACGTTAAAGCAGCGCTACAGGTTGTCCCTTCTCAAGCCCAGCATCAAGCCCCTCACTGCTGCTCTCAAGGTGTCAGTGAGAATGGATGCCCGAGGATTCCTGTGTCTTCAGTTCATGATCAGAACAGAAAGTCATCACATCTGCTTCATTGAATACTTTGTaagtgagaaaggaggaagggaaaattaaCTATAGGTTTGGCATGTAATAATGCTAGAGCTCCTTGGCCTTACTACTCAAAATGTGGAATATTCCCTAACTAGAACCTTTCTGTGAGTAGTGATGTTACTGTTTTATGAAAACCTGTAGTCTGTAAAGATATAACATAATAATCATACTAATATAGGTGTTAGTATAATTATTAAAATGGTGTGCAAAAGTGAAGTGGTGGCCAGCTGCTTAGGATATCACTGCTGTTTTAATTCTTTAAAGAAGTTCAAAACATAGGAGTGAAATTTAGAATAAGACAGTGTTTCAGGATTTACCATGGAAGTGAATGACAAGAGTGAACATTCTGATAAGTTCAACAGAATAGGGATAATAGTGAACAGAAAATCATTCTGCCAAGTTGTAATAGAGTAAAgcatgcattttttcttttcccttatgtATCAAGAAAGGCCAagggatagaaaataaaaaaaagtctgtaGAAATGCTGTtcccaaaaagaaaataagataggaATACTGATAGAGAAATCAATTTATTTTCCAAGGTGAGTTTGAGAAGAATAGTAATCATAAAAATACAACCAAGGACAGCAAAAAATGCAACATTACAGCAGACTGTGAGGGATTAAAGACTGTTAGTTAAAGGACTGGAGTTGTTGAGATAAATGGCATAAATTCAGGTTGAAATATAAAGTTTTAGGAGATAGATGGCTTTGCTACCATTTATGAGTTGCCACtgtattttcttaatatagtaTCAGCTTAAGAGTTAAAGAAATTAAGATTTGAGATATAGTCAGGAATACAAGAAGGAGCCAACATAGTACAGTGGGACCATGCACGCTTTTGGGCCCAAGGGGTCCTCAGGCACACTGGTTtgaatcctggctacggtccaggggtaggaagggcatccactcaggGTAACGCTTTCTAGCTGCCAAAAGCAAAAGTTCTTCGTTAGAAGGCACCATCTCAGCCCAAATAAACTATGGAAACTTGacgtaaaacaaataaaaataaaataaataaaataagtaaataaataaataatcaggaACATGTACAAGAATATGCTGCATCAAATTGTTTTGATCATGGAGGAGCCATTCATTTCCAGTTATGCTAAAATCATGTATAATGCATTAGTTAACATTGAATATCTTCTGTGTTGCAGTGCTGTCCTGAGGAAGAAGATAGTGATGACTGAAAGTAGCAGCCAATACTTAATTATAAGCAGCTGATAATCTTCAAGGACccttcatatgttttttttttcagaactttATTTATAACTGCTCAAATTTACAAGTAAGTACATCTGTATGCATTTGAGTACTATCAACAAATAAAGTGTCTATCATCATTTATATCCATAATTCTTTCTCCCATAAATATTGAAGTGAAGGAGGGCTTGTCTGGAGAGAGCTAAAGTTGATACCCTTCCTAGCTTACTTTGTATAACTAAACATCATTTTGCACATTTTACTGACACATTTTCAAcaacttatttttatctttttgggtGAGGTGCCAGTGACAGGCATCATCATTTGCTACATCAGATTTATGTCAAAGATGATTTTAAGATGGTTGAGGAGaatttaagaaaataatattcaGATGCTGATTGAGTTTAGTGATTGCTATTCTGTACTTTGATTTAAACTATTCTTTCAGTAATTTATTAGACTTGACATTTGTGACTATCTATCACTGTGATCATTATTACCTAAAGTCAAACATTagttcttttatgttttttccaCAATATATGCCATATGTcaacatttttcttaatttctctgtGTCAAATTGTATCTATTTCTTAAGTTCCTAAAATATTAGTTTTGAACAAGATTACTGAAATTAGTGCATTATAGCCAGGACTTTGTTAAATCAGGCAAGATTTGTATTAGTGTTTAATCAAGCTGAGAGGGCAAGTAGGGAAATTAATATGAATTCCTAGTTTCTTTCAATCCTATGCAAACATGGAAGTATGcaagaagcaagagaaaaaaaaacaaatgttggAAGAAAGTGACCAAAACTTGTGATGATGGGTAGACAGCAAGCACAGATATATAGGAGCCACTGTGTAGTGGTGCCACTCCATGTATGTGAATGAGTGCTGAGCATGGAGTGCAGGAGTAGAGTGCATGGACAGAAACAAATGGATACATAGTATTGTAGCCACCAGAGTAGATTAAATTATGTTAGATTTTTCCTGTGTCCATAAATAGGTGATTTTAGGGATAGTACATTTGATGTAGTAAGACAAAATTATATAATCATTTCTGACATAGTGATAGGCAATGTTCTTTTACTTATTCAAAATTATATTTCAAGGCAAATACTGAAAAAAGGAACATGAACCAAATGTTAAAATGAAGAACTTATCTATGAGGGTTATCCAGCTGAAACTGGGACATATAAGTCACATTAGCTATGAAACACTTGCTCAGAACTCATGCTTTGGCCAACTTAATCTTCCTTTGTGGTTTTGGACACTTTAGCTAGGGTATTTTTTAGTACATGAGCTACAAGTACGAGTAGCTCACTCCTGCACATCTGTGATAGTGAGTGACATGAGGAATGATTTATGAAAATAATTACCTTTCTTCAACTAGATCTTGAATGGCAGCTATTAGATTTAAGTACCAGATACGTTTATAAGATTATAAGATTATAAGATTATTATAAGATTATAAGATTCATCTTTAACTGGTGCCTGTTTCTAAGAACTTCCTTCAGGGGATGGCCAAGACAAAAGTCTCCTTTCATTGCTGTCCTTGTAGTCCTTCCTTTCACACTCTAGTCCTCTCATTTCCCTTGCAATTGTTTTATCGCATGGTGCTGCCCTCTGTCCTCCCATCATTTGAGATCATCTTCTTGGATCCACTATATTATTCTCTCCTAACCACAGCACAATTTGTTGTGTCAGGTTTTTTGATACTTAATGCATTGCACacccctgttctctctctctctctctctctctctctctctctctctctctctctctctctctctctctctctctctctctctctctctatatatatatatatatatatatatatatatatatatatatatatatatatatatatatatatatatatatatatatatatatatatatatatatatatatatatgaaggctTTAATACATTTTGATATTTAGTGCTTATGTGAGAAAAGCATAATAAATGGTTTGCTGGTGTACTTAAATTGATTAGTTACTtcattttatcataattttgaaTGGCTCCATGATGTTAGCATGTTAGTCTTGTTCCCCTAGTGGGGAATAAGGACCTTTTGTGAAAAGTGGCTAGATTTTGAAAATTTCCACACATCAGAGGTGCCCAGTGACCTTGACGGGATGGGAAGGAACCAGTTAATCCAAAAGCCTTCCAGACCAGACTACCACACAGCATGACTCGGTACTTCATAAATCACAGTCTCTACATACTGTGAGTAGTATAAATTCCCTAAAaggttttgtttcttgtttacttatttatctatttattttatgtatttatttttttcattttttatatatttttatttatctattttttttactgatttatttttatttctttacttttctttgttttatttttttcttgacgaAGTAAAATGAGGATATTGTGTATTGTGTGACAGTGATACACTATACATCTATACATATCTGAACATGTGGGCTAGTTATCCATGGTTCCACGTTCTTTTTTATGGGAAACATTGTCCTGAAGAAAATTAGCAGCAACTTGCATTAAACAGTCAGTATTCTGACCTAAaactttttttattgatatctTAAGGGCGTAGCATGAACTACTCAGAAGTGGGGCCATGAAGAACTACGTTTTTGGTTCCTTATGCTTGATATAGACGTCAGAAACTGATGCAATACTGGTTAAAGTTTGTCATGTGTTGATAGTGTTCCAGTGCTGGCTATAGTCCGGGGTAAAGACCTGAAAGCGTGGTTTGTATATACCTTGATTATGTCTGTTCTGAATGTGTGCCAGAAAAGTTATGCAGAAAAAATTATTAGGTATTTACTGTGAGATTTATTTGCTGAATTGAGTATTATTCTAGTATTGTACTGTGTAACACAACCACATTGCAAGTAATAGAAAATTATGTTGGTGGGATTGAAATAAAACTGGTGCATTACAATTGCCAATGATTTTACCATAAATTTCCacgaaacatgtttttttttaatatttttcgtaGCCTTTGAATGGCTTGTCTGAGGACGGTCTCGGCTGTGGTATATCTTTATTCATGTAtgttttactgatttatttgtttgattatttAAGTTTACTTTTTAAACATGGTATGTAACATATGCATTCGTATTTTGTAATCTAGACCATTTCTGTCTTTTTGCCGCAAACTCTCTAACACATGTGCGGGTATACATTACACGTGCGTGTGCGGGCTGAACTGTTTGTCCGTCAACCCTATGGGACTGAAGTCGTAGTCCCTAGTTTGTATTCATACCTATTTCTATAAGGTGGACAGTACCAGCGTGTAAGAGAAGTCAGCCTCAACCACCATAACACAAACCACAGAACAAAAAAGATTACACTCGACTTCTCTGTTGACAGGATTAAACTTAAAACTCTACCTACGTACTCCGAAAAGTTATGTAACGGATGGTTTTGGGAGTTATCAGGACACAATGAAGGAGGATGTTTTGCTCTGAGgctgttttctctcccttttttcagttttagcttTGGTATTACCATATTTGGTGCTATCGCTTGCCATGAGGTTCTTGACGCGCCGCGAGCCCCAGCACTACACGAGTCAATCTGGCTCTCCACTCGTAAGAATCatctctttactttcctcacCTCAGATGGACTTGTTTGTTGCAGAAATACATATCCCTTAGTGACACTTTCCTTACCTTCATGAATGCATTGTGTTACAGTGAGTTAGCGCTTTGGAGGCGAAGTCCTTGTGTCCAGTATACATGACCGAATTGTTGATTGATTAGCCCCACGTGTGGCTTCAGTATGAtaattatcgtgtgtgtgtatgtgtaaaatTTTTGGTTTattaaaatattttgaaaaTCTCTTCTTTATTCAAAAGACTGTCTGTTTAAGAAGTCAGATTTCTAATGCACACTTATACTTCAACAAGACTCGCAAAAGCATTAGTTTCTAATTATGTTCATAGGACACTAATTAgaatgtaactctctctctctctctctctctctctctctctctctctctctctctctctctctctctctctctctctctctctctctctctctcttttacttttatttttaaggGAGTATCCTCTCATATCTATTACAGTAGACCTTAAGAATGAGACTTAAAAGGCCAATTTTCTCAGTAGCGTTCGTAACTATCATGCCTACTTCGTGTTGCTATTAAGTATTTAATAAGGTTTGAGAACCTGGCACGCGTCAGTACACCAGTTTTTCATAGCCGCGTTTGTGAGGGAAAGGTGGCTCAACACTTCTTCTGTGTACACTGAAGGAAGCTGTTTACGGAAATGTTCAATATTactgacgataataataagttgTCTTGTACTgaaaatgttcttgtttcctttcttataaCTGTTATGTAACGATTCCGCTTAGCCTTCAGACAAGCTGACGCCGCAACATGCCTCGTGGGGCCAGGAAGAGCCGACAGGTGGCGTACAGTGCGGAGTGAGCCGCTTAATTTAGACGCCAGGCGGAGACAACATAATTACAGCCGTTGTGTACGCGAGTTTTCTTTATTCGTCGTTCTCTTTCCCATGTGTCAAATccaggggagaaagaaagatgctGGGAAGTTTGGTTCATTTTTTATGTGTTACTCAAACTTGCTTAAACTTATATTTTTAGTTAAATGCTGCAATAGTTTAATAAACCTATAAtaaacctattattattattattattattattattataaacttCTGCCATATCTCCTCACTCGTACAACATACAAGCAATACTTTCAGCCAAGTATTCTAAGAAGCCCTGTGTGCCTTACTGCTGCGTGCTTATTTATAGTCAGCAAATAAGAGTTATGAAATAAGAGCATCTTTACAACATGTGGTAAACGACAGTACTCCCTCCCTTTTGTGTGACGTCTCCACCGCTTCCATCCTTCCTGTGCAATCTCGTAGAGTCCTGATGTTCTCACAGCAGCAAACTAAAGAACCACAGCGTAATGAAGATAAACGCATAATGTTATGTCCTCTCTGTAACGCAGCATTTACGCAACTCAGTGAATGTCATGCGCCGAATGTGAAAGATGGGCGATTAGATAAACAAAGAACGATATACAAAGACCTAGTTGGAAAAATAAGTGTTTAACTGGGATGGCGTGGAAAAGACAGATAGTCGACAGAAACGAGTGGAGAAAtttgagatacacacacacacacacacacacacacacacacacacacacacacacacacacacacacacacacacacacacagacacacacacacacacacacacacacacacacacacacacacacacacacacacacacacacacacacacacacacacacacacacacacacaacaacaacaacaacaacaacaacaacaacaacaacaacaacgacgaccgAGGAACGTGATTTATACCGGCAATAAatatgacgtttttttttttaaaggaaaacGTCGATAATGATCCGCCAGAAGACAACGTTTATAGTTCGGGACAACTTAGTCCAGTCATCAGTGTTGTTACGTTACCACATCATTAATAGAGGGTTAACATGTTGTAACATTATAACAAGTGAAATTACTGCACGCCATATGtctaaattgaaaaaaagagacctgtgtgtgtgtgtgtgtgtgtgtgtgtgtgtgtgtgtgtgtgtgtgtgtgtgtgtgtgtgtgtcaacggTCCTGTCTTAGGGTGTAAACGAAAGCTTTTGTAATTACTTGAGTATTTCTTATAGATATAATATAATGTTCCTGAATAATATAATTGTCACTGTGGTGTGAACATCGCACTGGTCTTCGTTCTTGCCAAGCATGCGGAGTCAACCATCATCGCGGCCACCTGTTTGGCTTTACCTCACCTGTGGGTAAACCATCAGTCAACGGAAATCACAACGCAAGACTGTCCAGTAATTGTCCTTTAATCGAGTAGCAGTTTTAAGAAAGTAAAAGGAGCTGGTGAACGAATAAGACACGGAAGAGTGATTGGCACGGAGCAAGCGGAGACCATCCTTTAACACCATAAAAACACAGGGAGATCAGTAGCACCTTACTGTGATGCATAACCGTACAGCTCATACGAACTCAGCGTGTGTAGGTGTTCTTACTGATGCCGGGAGACAGCTCTTCAGTGCCGGGAATACATATAATAGCCGATAACTGTAGAAATGTGAGTCATGTGGCCGGTAAACGCATAAAAAGATTTTTCTCGTTGTTGTGAATTTA includes:
- the LOC135108525 gene encoding cell cycle checkpoint protein RAD1-like, with product MSIHPEEEREINDGHFRAKTDNVKNILQILKTMNFRDQANVVLSPSGIKVTVENAKCAQANAFIESDLFQEYEIEEEMVIFKLNLTSWIECLNIFGGGTAGAATPSLKMVYRGHGYPLVLELEEDGVVTDCEIKTEEPEDTLDFDFFSTEVMNKIIMRSECLKEVFTDLDVTSEMVEILMSPDAPYFRVSTFGNYGTSQTEISMESEMVEHFECKQTLKQRYRLSLLKPSIKPLTAALKVSVRMDARGFLCLQFMIRTESHHICFIEYFCCPEEEDSDD